The Stenotrophomonas maltophilia genome includes a region encoding these proteins:
- a CDS encoding DUF494 family protein produces MKESILDVLLYLFEHYFSEDADLIRDRDSLQNGLIQAGFSPTEINKAFDWLDALAAQRPSVAQARVDGPVRVYHGPELDKLDVECRGFLLYLEQHGIVDADQRELVLDRAMALDQDELDLDDLKWVVLMVLFNQPGSEAAYAWMETQMFMDEPEPLH; encoded by the coding sequence ATGAAAGAGAGCATCCTGGACGTACTGCTGTACCTGTTTGAACACTATTTCAGCGAAGACGCGGACCTGATCCGTGACCGCGATTCGCTCCAGAACGGCCTGATCCAGGCCGGTTTCAGCCCAACCGAGATCAACAAGGCGTTCGACTGGCTCGACGCCCTGGCCGCGCAGCGGCCGAGCGTGGCCCAGGCACGGGTCGACGGCCCCGTGCGCGTCTACCACGGCCCCGAGCTGGACAAGCTGGACGTGGAATGCCGCGGCTTCCTGCTGTACCTGGAACAGCACGGCATCGTCGACGCCGACCAGCGCGAACTGGTGCTGGACCGGGCGATGGCCCTGGACCAGGACGAACTGGACCTGGACGACCTGAAATGGGTCGTACTGATGGTGCTGTTCAACCAGCCTGGCTCCGAAGCGGCCTATGCCTGGATGGAGACGCAGATGTTCATGGACGAGCCAGAACCCCTGCACTGA
- a CDS encoding DNA topoisomerase I, whose amino-acid sequence MPKHLLIVESPAKAKTINKYLGKDYTVLASYGHVRDLIPKEGAVDPDNGFAMHYDVIDKNEKHVDAIAKAAKGADDILLATDPDREGEAISWHIAEILKERGLVKDKPMQRVVFTEITPRAIKEAISQPRAIASDLVDAQQARRALDYLVGFNLSPVLWRKVQRGLSAGRVQSPALRMIVEREEEIEAFIAREYWSIAAECAHPSQHFNAKLIKLDGQKFEQFTITDGDTAEAARMRIQQAAQGSLHVTDVASKERKRRPAPPFTTSTLQQEASRKLGFTTRKTMQVAQKLYEGVAIGDEGTVGLISYMRTDSVNLSQDALAEIRDVIARDYGIASLPDQPNTYQTKSKNAQEAHEAVRPTSALRTPAQVARFLTDDERRLYELIWKRAVACQMIPATLNTVSVDLSAGSEHVFRASGTTVVVPGFLAVYEEGKDNKSAEDEDEGRKLPAMKPGDRVPLERIQAEQHFTQPPPRYTEAALVKALEEYGIGRPSTYASIIQTLLFRKYVEMEGRSFRPSDVGRAVSKFLSSHFTQYVDYDFTAKLEDELDAVSRGEEDWIPLMSRFWEPFKELVEDKKESVDRAEASGARELGTDPKTGKPVSVRLGRFGPYAAIGSTAEDAEEKPKFASLRPGQSMHTISLEDALELFLMPRALGEDNGEPVSVGIGRFGPFAKRGSTYASLKKEDDPYTIDLARAVFLIEEKEEIARNRIIKEFEGSDIQVLNGRFGPYISDGRMNGKIPKDREPASLTLAEVQQLMEETGKPVRKGFGAKKAAAKKAPAKKAAVKKEAAPKKAAAKKAPAKKAAAKKAVKKAAAKKAPAKKAVKKAAK is encoded by the coding sequence ATGCCCAAGCACCTGCTCATCGTCGAATCGCCGGCCAAGGCCAAGACGATCAACAAATACCTCGGCAAGGACTACACCGTCCTGGCCTCGTATGGGCATGTGCGTGACCTGATTCCGAAGGAAGGCGCGGTCGACCCGGACAACGGGTTCGCCATGCACTATGACGTGATCGACAAGAACGAGAAGCACGTCGACGCGATCGCCAAGGCCGCCAAGGGCGCCGACGACATCCTGCTGGCGACCGACCCGGATCGCGAGGGTGAAGCGATCAGCTGGCATATCGCCGAGATCCTGAAGGAACGCGGGCTGGTCAAGGACAAGCCGATGCAGCGCGTGGTGTTCACCGAGATCACCCCGCGCGCCATCAAGGAAGCCATCAGCCAGCCGCGCGCGATCGCCAGCGACCTGGTCGATGCCCAGCAGGCGCGCCGCGCGCTGGATTACCTGGTCGGTTTCAACCTGTCGCCGGTGCTGTGGCGCAAGGTCCAGCGCGGCCTGTCCGCCGGCCGCGTGCAGAGCCCGGCGCTGCGCATGATCGTCGAGCGCGAGGAAGAGATCGAAGCCTTCATCGCCCGCGAGTACTGGTCGATCGCCGCCGAGTGCGCGCACCCGTCGCAGCACTTCAACGCCAAGCTGATCAAGCTGGACGGGCAGAAGTTCGAGCAGTTCACCATCACCGATGGCGACACCGCTGAAGCGGCGCGGATGCGCATCCAGCAGGCCGCGCAGGGCTCGCTGCACGTCACCGACGTGGCCAGCAAGGAGCGCAAGCGCCGCCCGGCGCCGCCGTTCACCACCTCCACCCTGCAGCAGGAAGCCTCGCGCAAGCTCGGCTTCACCACCCGCAAGACCATGCAGGTGGCGCAGAAGCTGTATGAAGGCGTGGCGATTGGTGACGAAGGCACCGTCGGCCTGATCTCGTACATGCGTACCGACTCGGTGAACCTGTCGCAGGATGCGCTGGCCGAGATCCGCGACGTGATCGCCCGTGATTACGGCATCGCCTCGCTGCCCGACCAACCCAACACCTACCAGACCAAGTCGAAGAACGCCCAGGAGGCGCACGAAGCGGTGCGCCCGACCTCGGCCCTGCGCACCCCGGCCCAGGTCGCCCGCTTCCTCACCGACGACGAGCGCCGCCTGTACGAACTGATCTGGAAGCGTGCAGTGGCCTGCCAGATGATTCCGGCCACGCTCAACACGGTCAGCGTCGACCTGTCGGCCGGCAGCGAACACGTGTTCCGTGCCAGCGGCACCACCGTGGTCGTGCCCGGCTTCCTGGCCGTGTACGAGGAAGGCAAGGACAACAAGAGTGCCGAGGACGAGGACGAAGGCCGCAAGCTGCCGGCGATGAAGCCCGGCGACCGCGTGCCGCTGGAACGCATCCAGGCCGAACAGCATTTCACCCAGCCGCCGCCGCGCTACACCGAAGCGGCGCTGGTGAAGGCGCTGGAAGAGTACGGCATCGGCCGTCCCTCGACCTACGCCTCGATCATCCAGACCCTGTTGTTCCGCAAGTACGTGGAAATGGAAGGGCGCAGCTTCCGCCCGTCCGATGTGGGCCGCGCGGTGTCCAAGTTCCTGTCCAGCCACTTCACCCAGTACGTGGATTACGACTTCACCGCCAAGCTTGAAGACGAGCTCGATGCAGTCTCGCGTGGCGAAGAAGACTGGATCCCGTTGATGTCGCGCTTCTGGGAACCGTTCAAGGAACTGGTCGAAGACAAGAAGGAATCGGTCGACCGCGCGGAGGCCAGTGGCGCGCGCGAGCTCGGCACCGACCCCAAGACCGGCAAGCCGGTCAGCGTGCGGTTGGGCCGTTTCGGGCCCTATGCCGCCATCGGCAGCACCGCCGAAGATGCCGAGGAGAAGCCGAAGTTCGCTTCGCTGCGCCCTGGCCAGTCGATGCACACCATTTCCCTGGAAGACGCGCTGGAGCTGTTCCTGATGCCGCGTGCACTGGGCGAGGACAACGGGGAGCCGGTCAGCGTCGGCATCGGCCGCTTCGGCCCGTTCGCCAAGCGCGGCAGCACCTATGCCTCGCTGAAGAAGGAGGACGACCCGTACACCATCGACCTGGCCCGCGCCGTGTTCCTGATCGAAGAGAAGGAAGAGATCGCGCGCAACCGGATCATCAAGGAGTTCGAGGGCAGCGACATCCAGGTGTTGAACGGCCGCTTCGGCCCGTACATCAGCGACGGCAGGATGAACGGCAAGATCCCCAAGGATCGCGAACCGGCGTCGCTGACCCTGGCTGAAGTGCAGCAGTTGATGGAAGAAACCGGCAAGCCGGTGCGCAAGGGCTTCGGTGCCAAGAAGGCCGCTGCAAAGAAAGCCCCGGCCAAGAAGGCGGCAGTGAAGAAGGAAGCGGCGCCGAAGAAGGCCGCTGCAAAGAAAGCGCCTGCCAAGAAGGCCGCGGCCAAGAAAGCAGTAAAGAAGGCCGCCGCGAAGAAGGCCCCGGCGAAGAAGGCCGTCAAGAAGGCCGCGAAGTAA
- a CDS encoding pilin — protein sequence MSEWFHAEGNRQQGPLPAEQLVELFRNNQITLDTLVWRDGLPQWQPLRTVVDELGLIVPALDAAVPPVEPEPEPEPVAPPPPQPPVLPASTPYAASASATVLPAPKKKLSGCALTAIIGGALLLVLVPIVAILAAIALPAYNDYTVRSKVAGAVAALQPLKDQVQHFADDEGRCPGANDAGFPAPGDFANAGLSAVNIGRFNNGHCGIEATLAVPGKGIDGDLLWLEYDRDSGRWECSGESNDKYLPPTCRG from the coding sequence GTGAGCGAGTGGTTCCATGCAGAAGGCAACCGGCAGCAAGGTCCGCTGCCGGCGGAACAATTGGTCGAGCTGTTCCGCAACAACCAGATCACCCTGGACACCCTGGTCTGGCGCGACGGACTGCCGCAATGGCAGCCGTTGCGCACCGTCGTGGACGAACTCGGCCTGATCGTGCCGGCGCTGGACGCCGCCGTACCGCCGGTCGAACCCGAACCGGAACCGGAACCCGTCGCACCGCCTCCGCCGCAGCCGCCGGTACTGCCGGCGTCCACGCCCTACGCCGCCAGTGCATCGGCCACCGTCCTGCCGGCACCGAAAAAGAAGCTGTCCGGCTGTGCGCTGACCGCCATCATCGGTGGTGCCCTGTTGCTGGTACTGGTCCCGATCGTGGCCATCCTGGCCGCCATCGCGCTGCCGGCCTACAACGACTACACCGTGCGCAGCAAAGTCGCCGGCGCCGTGGCCGCGCTGCAGCCGCTGAAGGACCAGGTGCAGCATTTCGCCGATGACGAAGGGCGCTGCCCGGGTGCCAATGACGCCGGCTTCCCGGCCCCGGGCGACTTCGCCAACGCGGGCCTGTCGGCGGTGAACATCGGCCGCTTCAACAACGGTCACTGCGGCATCGAAGCAACGCTGGCGGTACCAGGCAAGGGCATCGACGGCGACCTGCTGTGGCTGGAATACGATCGCGACAGCGGCCGGTGGGAATGCAGTGGCGAAAGCAACGACAAGTACCTGCCGCCGACGTGCCGCGGCTGA
- a CDS encoding LysM peptidoglycan-binding domain-containing protein: protein MLLRFRTVVAAAMLTVAAYATAVEVNGGHPDTYVVRKGDTLWDIAARFLQKPWLWPEIWQANPQIANPHLIYPGDVLSLAYLDRVTVAARPGPRQEAPIDAIPLAQVEPFLKQLSVVDSIEQLPYVAGLEEERLRATSGHAVYVRLADAQVGQRWAVVRPTVRYAQPKPTEDLTANGDVTPGSGNLWRAYSAPNHRRGVLGYELAQVATGTITHVAGGKVEASTLVLDKNEGGREVRAGDRLVPIEARPYDLQFVPHVPAAGVEGVDVRVLAVTDMFTAGGPRDVIAISAGRTQGVDNGTVFSLWRPGRHVAHRMKYPNSSRTDDSLSTGAGRVSLPDEYAAHAMVFRTFDNVSYALVMQGVKPVRVGYNALHPDAR, encoded by the coding sequence ATGTTGCTTCGTTTTCGTACGGTCGTCGCCGCGGCGATGCTGACCGTGGCTGCCTATGCTACCGCCGTGGAAGTGAATGGCGGGCACCCGGACACCTATGTGGTCCGAAAAGGGGATACGTTGTGGGATATCGCCGCACGTTTCCTGCAGAAGCCGTGGCTGTGGCCGGAGATCTGGCAGGCCAATCCGCAGATCGCCAATCCGCACCTGATCTATCCCGGTGACGTTCTGAGCCTGGCCTACCTGGACCGGGTAACCGTGGCGGCCCGGCCCGGCCCACGCCAGGAGGCCCCGATCGACGCCATTCCGCTGGCCCAGGTCGAGCCGTTCCTGAAGCAGCTGAGCGTGGTCGACAGCATCGAGCAGCTGCCCTACGTGGCCGGCCTGGAAGAGGAACGCCTGCGTGCCACCAGCGGCCACGCCGTCTATGTGCGCCTGGCTGACGCCCAGGTAGGCCAGCGCTGGGCGGTTGTCCGCCCGACCGTGCGCTACGCCCAGCCCAAGCCGACCGAGGACCTGACCGCCAACGGCGACGTCACCCCGGGCAGCGGCAACCTGTGGCGCGCCTACAGCGCACCCAACCACCGCCGCGGCGTGCTCGGCTATGAGCTGGCCCAGGTCGCCACCGGCACCATCACCCATGTCGCCGGAGGCAAGGTCGAGGCGTCCACCCTGGTGCTGGACAAGAACGAAGGCGGCCGTGAGGTGCGTGCCGGCGACCGCCTGGTGCCGATCGAGGCCAGGCCGTACGACCTGCAGTTCGTGCCCCATGTCCCCGCCGCAGGCGTCGAGGGCGTCGACGTACGCGTGCTGGCCGTCACCGACATGTTCACTGCCGGCGGCCCCCGCGACGTGATCGCGATCTCGGCTGGTCGCACGCAGGGCGTGGACAATGGAACCGTGTTCTCGCTGTGGCGCCCGGGCCGCCATGTGGCGCACCGCATGAAGTACCCGAACTCGTCGCGCACGGACGATTCGCTCAGCACCGGCGCCGGCCGGGTCTCGCTGCCGGACGAGTACGCGGCGCATGCCATGGTGTTCCGCACCTTCGACAATGTCAGCTACGCGCTGGTGATGCAGGGCGTGAAGCCGGTGCGCGTGGGGTACAACGCGCTGCACCCGGACGCGCGGTAG
- a CDS encoding DUF4124 domain-containing protein, with protein sequence MNLLRTALGLCLLLPSTAPAAEDVRVYRCVASNGAVALQDRPCNSGRQEVRDLQRPRDPAPRVVRSDAPPAPPDESPVMRDREVRHVYIQPPQPLYECVRDDGQRYTSDSNEGNPRWVPLWTSVWLPHGHRGPSYPGPRPAIGTPIGPPVGEGPGYRPPAVGVGVQVPAGSVLVRDSCHALPPQEVCARLRDRRWELDRRYNSALQSERTAISNEQRGIDARLSRDCQL encoded by the coding sequence ATGAACCTGCTGCGCACCGCTTTGGGCCTGTGCCTGCTGCTGCCATCGACGGCACCGGCGGCCGAGGATGTGCGGGTCTACCGCTGCGTCGCCAGCAACGGCGCCGTGGCCCTGCAGGACAGGCCCTGCAACAGCGGCCGCCAGGAAGTCCGCGACCTGCAGCGCCCGCGCGATCCAGCGCCGCGGGTGGTGCGCAGCGATGCGCCGCCCGCACCGCCGGACGAATCTCCGGTGATGCGTGACCGCGAGGTCCGCCACGTCTACATCCAGCCGCCGCAGCCGCTGTACGAATGCGTGCGCGACGATGGCCAGCGCTATACCAGCGACAGCAACGAGGGCAATCCGCGTTGGGTGCCGTTGTGGACCAGCGTCTGGCTGCCACACGGGCATCGGGGCCCATCGTACCCGGGTCCGCGCCCGGCCATCGGCACACCGATCGGTCCGCCCGTCGGCGAGGGTCCCGGTTACCGGCCGCCCGCCGTCGGCGTAGGCGTGCAGGTCCCGGCCGGCAGCGTGCTGGTGCGCGACAGCTGCCACGCGCTGCCGCCACAGGAGGTCTGTGCGCGCCTGCGCGACCGCCGCTGGGAACTGGACCGTCGCTACAACAGCGCTTTGCAGAGCGAGCGCACCGCCATCAGCAACGAACAGCGTGGCATCGACGCGCGCCTGTCACGCGACTGCCAGCTTTGA
- a CDS encoding RDD family protein, translating to MTEWYYAEGQQRQGPLPVQEIRQRFQRGQLNLDTLVWREGMAQWAALRQVVDELGLQTLADATTATSSGGFDLRSDYAAIDSGTAPLPGTGALSSSPYSAPAAVGSGGHAQPVVGGEVVYAGFWKRVAAYMIDYFVLVIPGSMIGAILGAILGASMGAVGSGESAIEIVAQLASALINLCIGMAYYTWFHASKGGATLGKMAVGIKVVRGNGERLTKARAFGRYWAMLLSSFTLGIGFLMAAFTERKQGLHDMICDTLVVDRWAYTDQPHLQRRELGTVTVLVLVLTAVLSLVGLALLVFAVGFIAKMAS from the coding sequence ATGACTGAGTGGTACTACGCCGAAGGACAGCAACGCCAGGGCCCGCTGCCGGTCCAGGAGATCCGCCAGCGCTTCCAGCGCGGCCAGTTGAACCTGGACACCCTGGTCTGGCGCGAGGGCATGGCCCAGTGGGCTGCACTGCGCCAGGTGGTCGACGAGCTCGGCCTGCAGACGCTGGCCGATGCCACCACTGCCACCAGCAGCGGCGGGTTCGACCTGCGCAGCGACTATGCCGCCATCGACAGCGGCACCGCACCGCTGCCCGGCACCGGCGCGCTCAGCAGCTCGCCATACAGCGCTCCAGCCGCCGTCGGCAGCGGTGGCCACGCACAGCCTGTGGTTGGCGGTGAAGTGGTCTACGCAGGCTTCTGGAAGCGCGTGGCGGCCTACATGATCGACTACTTCGTGCTGGTCATCCCCGGCAGCATGATAGGAGCCATCCTCGGTGCGATCCTGGGCGCCAGCATGGGCGCGGTGGGCAGTGGCGAATCAGCCATCGAGATCGTGGCCCAGCTGGCCAGTGCCCTGATCAACCTCTGCATCGGCATGGCGTACTACACCTGGTTCCATGCCTCGAAGGGCGGCGCCACGCTGGGCAAGATGGCGGTCGGCATCAAGGTCGTCCGCGGCAACGGCGAGCGCCTGACCAAGGCCCGCGCGTTCGGTCGTTACTGGGCCATGCTGCTGAGCAGCTTCACCCTCGGCATCGGCTTCCTGATGGCGGCCTTCACCGAGCGCAAGCAGGGCCTGCACGACATGATCTGCGACACTCTGGTGGTCGACCGCTGGGCCTACACCGACCAGCCCCACCTGCAGCGCCGCGAGCTGGGCACCGTCACCGTGCTGGTACTGGTGTTGACCGCAGTACTGTCGCTGGTGGGCCTGGCGCTGCTGGTGTTCGCGGTCGGCTTCATCGCCAAGATGGCCTCCTGA
- the dprA gene encoding DNA-processing protein DprA — protein MTKQADEALLRLVMAGGALAPRRSLLQAAGSAEAAIAQGAANWRAHGCTPEQCAALEHPDARAWTVARHWLEDDDHHLLSFTDAAFPPPLLDVPNPPLALFVAGDPSLAWRPSVALVGSRSPTPGGRALAARFAGCFVEAGLAVTSGLAAGIDAAAHLATLEAGGCTVAVIGTGPDRAYPDSHQRLQGRIAAEGAVLSEYLPGTPARPGHFPARNRLVAGLALATVVVEAAQRSGALITARLAAEAGREVCALPGSVLNPRAAGCHRLIREGAALVERPEEVLELLAPALRQQLPGLQSRLGTPTEQAPPALLPARWADDPDYQCLWRALDHDPSSMDSLITRCGLTAPQVSSMLLAMELAGIVVCVHGRYCRTP, from the coding sequence ATGACCAAGCAAGCTGATGAGGCGCTGCTGCGCCTGGTGATGGCAGGCGGCGCGCTGGCGCCACGGCGGTCCCTGCTGCAGGCCGCGGGCAGCGCGGAGGCCGCGATCGCGCAGGGCGCCGCGAACTGGCGCGCGCACGGTTGCACGCCAGAGCAGTGCGCTGCACTGGAACACCCCGACGCCCGCGCCTGGACCGTGGCGCGGCACTGGCTGGAAGACGACGACCACCATCTGCTGTCCTTTACCGATGCGGCCTTTCCGCCGCCCCTGCTGGACGTCCCGAACCCGCCACTGGCGCTGTTCGTGGCGGGCGATCCGAGCCTGGCCTGGCGCCCCTCGGTGGCGCTGGTCGGCAGCCGCTCGCCAACCCCGGGAGGACGCGCGCTGGCAGCGCGCTTTGCCGGCTGCTTCGTCGAGGCCGGACTGGCCGTAACCAGTGGCTTGGCGGCCGGCATCGACGCGGCCGCCCACCTGGCCACACTGGAGGCAGGCGGCTGCACCGTGGCGGTGATCGGAACCGGCCCTGATCGGGCCTATCCGGACAGCCACCAACGGTTGCAGGGGCGGATCGCCGCCGAGGGCGCGGTGCTCAGCGAGTACCTGCCCGGCACACCGGCACGCCCGGGCCACTTCCCCGCGCGCAACCGCCTGGTGGCCGGGCTGGCGCTGGCGACGGTGGTGGTCGAGGCCGCGCAACGCTCCGGCGCCCTGATCACCGCACGGCTGGCTGCCGAGGCGGGCCGTGAAGTCTGTGCCCTGCCCGGCTCGGTACTCAACCCACGCGCAGCGGGCTGCCACCGGCTGATCCGTGAAGGGGCCGCACTAGTCGAGCGCCCCGAGGAAGTGCTGGAACTGCTGGCCCCTGCCCTTCGCCAGCAGCTGCCGGGCTTGCAATCACGGCTGGGCACCCCCACTGAACAGGCACCGCCGGCGCTCCTGCCGGCGCGCTGGGCCGACGACCCTGACTACCAGTGCTTGTGGCGGGCCCTGGACCACGACCCAAGCAGTATGGATTCACTGATCACACGCTGTGGATTGACGGCGCCCCAGGTGTCCTCCATGCTGCTGGCCATGGAACTGGCGGGAATCGTGGTGTGCGTACACGGCCGCTACTGTCGAACTCCCTAG
- a CDS encoding Sua5/YciO/YrdC/YwlC family protein codes for MKAHAGPVAAMKELTLDSAVATLRAGGVIAYPTEAVWGLGCDPSHEAAVHMVLRLKQRPIEKGMILVAADLAQLEGWVRLQALPDARQRAVLASWPGANTWILPAGPRAQPWVTGEHSGIAVRISAHPLVAELCRAWGGPLVSTSANLAGEPPARRREELDPRLLRLLDGILDGETGGLAQPTPIRDALSGNVLRS; via the coding sequence ATGAAGGCCCACGCCGGGCCGGTCGCCGCCATGAAAGAACTCACCCTGGACTCTGCTGTCGCCACGCTCCGCGCGGGCGGCGTGATCGCCTACCCGACCGAAGCGGTCTGGGGCCTGGGCTGTGACCCTTCGCACGAGGCGGCGGTGCACATGGTGCTGCGACTGAAACAACGCCCGATCGAAAAAGGCATGATTCTGGTCGCGGCCGATCTGGCGCAGCTGGAAGGCTGGGTGCGCCTGCAGGCCCTGCCGGACGCACGCCAGCGCGCGGTGCTGGCCAGCTGGCCCGGCGCCAACACCTGGATCCTGCCGGCCGGACCCCGTGCCCAGCCGTGGGTCACCGGGGAGCACAGCGGCATCGCCGTGCGCATCAGCGCCCACCCGCTGGTGGCCGAACTCTGCCGTGCCTGGGGAGGCCCGCTGGTCTCCACCAGCGCCAACCTGGCCGGCGAACCACCGGCGCGCCGCCGCGAAGAACTGGATCCACGCCTGCTGCGCCTGCTTGATGGCATCCTGGATGGCGAAACCGGCGGCCTGGCCCAGCCCACCCCGATCCGCGACGCGCTCAGCGGCAACGTGCTGCGCTCCTGA
- a CDS encoding SDR family oxidoreductase, whose protein sequence is MTQQRWRLDGQTALITGASAGIGLAIAHELAGFGADLMIVGRDIDMLETARDELLDVYPQMQVHALAADVSDDEDRRQILDWVEDHSDGLHILVNNAGGNVTKAATEYSEDEWRKIFETNLFSAFELSRYAHPLLARHASSSIVNVGSVSGLTHVRSGVVYGMSKAAMHQMTRNLAVEWAEDGIRVNAVAPWYIRTRRTSGPLSDPDYYEEVINRTPMRRIGEPEEVAAAVGFLCLPAASYVTGECIAVDGGFLRYGF, encoded by the coding sequence ATGACCCAGCAACGGTGGCGCCTGGACGGGCAGACCGCCCTGATCACCGGTGCCAGCGCCGGTATCGGCCTGGCCATCGCGCACGAACTGGCCGGCTTCGGCGCGGACCTGATGATCGTCGGGCGCGATATCGACATGCTGGAGACCGCGCGCGACGAGCTGCTGGATGTGTATCCGCAGATGCAGGTGCACGCGCTGGCCGCCGATGTCTCCGACGACGAGGACCGCCGGCAGATCCTGGACTGGGTGGAAGACCACAGTGATGGCCTGCACATCCTGGTCAACAATGCTGGCGGCAACGTCACCAAGGCGGCCACGGAGTATTCAGAGGACGAATGGCGGAAGATCTTCGAGACCAACCTGTTCTCGGCGTTCGAGCTGTCGCGCTACGCGCATCCGCTGCTGGCTCGCCACGCATCGTCGTCGATCGTCAACGTCGGCAGCGTGTCCGGCCTGACCCATGTGCGCAGCGGCGTGGTCTACGGCATGAGCAAGGCCGCGATGCACCAGATGACCCGCAACCTGGCCGTCGAGTGGGCCGAGGATGGCATCCGGGTCAATGCAGTGGCGCCGTGGTACATCCGCACGCGGCGGACCTCCGGTCCGTTGTCGGACCCGGATTACTACGAGGAAGTGATCAACCGCACGCCGATGCGTCGTATCGGCGAGCCGGAGGAAGTGGCCGCCGCGGTGGGCTTCCTCTGCCTGCCGGCAGCCAGCTATGTCACCGGTGAGTGCATCGCGGTGGATGGCGGCTTCCTGCGCTACGGGTTCTGA